A single region of the Clostridia bacterium genome encodes:
- a CDS encoding TonB-dependent receptor, with protein MNVHLKNLVLATVVFVALWMAIPAAAQSDTATLSGTVMDSTGAVLPDVQIVARNMANGLRRQVKTNHEGIFVVPMLPPGTYSIMASRTGFANIEVPDVVLNANDRRVLQLRLQVGGTHESVTVAASGVEVETSPATGTTIDQKLVETMPLNGRTLQALISLTPGVVTSNAAGSGQFSVNGMRSNFNYFTVDGVSANIGVADGMLRSESSGALPGWSAMGMTNNLVSVDALQELRVSSSTYSAEFGRQPGGQVQLTTKSGGNSFHGTAFEYVRNDMFDAFDWFLKQNAVLNNAVKKPPLRQNNFGATLGGPIIKDKLFFFASYEGLRLRQPNSNTFALPSNELRADAPAALKPLLNAFPVALNPEDPAKGGVRSGVSSNNYIAYSSPSQQDASSIRIDWAMHPKLTVFGRYNYAPSSSGIRALATLNPGATHTTTVTGGATWMASNSLTNEFRFNWSRNTLVNSYEMDNFGGAVVPLESDLFPAGFNLSNAKIRYSFLGKSTFNLGDNRQNLQRQFNVVNNVSWLRGSHLFKMGGDYRRLAPVYGPIENAINIEFATAALMLQPGGPRATKWEITTHDPVTLINQNLSLYAQDTWKATSNLTLDYGVRWDFAPVPDIDQDPGIMTVLNYPDLDNLQVAPVGTPLYPTQYTVFSPRFGAAYNLITRNGYNVVVRGGYGLYYDIGQGSALYSSTNMFPHYRKYGVTYDAKNPVATSIPFPIASGVITQLPEKSITPPFATSAGAAFSVVEPGYTKPRTHQWNVSVEQSMGSAQKLTVSYLGNAGRRLLRKFDHVLTNHPTLGSARLMVTTNAEGHGDFSDYHALQTQYMVHAKAVTVLTNWTWSHAIDTNDSDYAVTKLAEEWDQAKDRGTSSFDRRHMFNVAITYDVPRLKADAFGWAAPVIRGITNGWSLQGIAKAQTAAPLDVTVTRDIGFGSYPFRVDGPIAGVPLWIEDTSKGVGGGRRLNPDAFSIPVEPRNGSMARNSLRGNGAYQIDFALGRTVNLVGEKVKMEFRAEAFNVLNHPLFRDPVESLGSISGVNGVYIPGSFNANSTFGKSATMLNRAIGVDGLNSLYAMGGPRSFQFGIKLRY; from the coding sequence ATGAATGTCCATTTGAAGAATCTGGTATTGGCAACGGTGGTATTTGTGGCGCTCTGGATGGCAATTCCAGCCGCCGCACAGTCTGATACGGCGACGCTTAGCGGCACCGTCATGGACTCCACGGGCGCCGTGCTGCCAGACGTGCAGATCGTCGCAAGAAACATGGCAAACGGCTTGCGTCGGCAGGTCAAGACCAATCACGAAGGCATCTTCGTCGTTCCGATGCTGCCTCCCGGAACATACTCGATCATGGCGTCCCGTACCGGGTTCGCAAATATCGAAGTGCCAGACGTAGTGTTGAACGCAAACGATCGCCGTGTGCTGCAGTTGCGGCTCCAGGTGGGCGGTACCCATGAATCGGTAACGGTGGCGGCGAGCGGTGTTGAAGTTGAGACCTCGCCTGCGACGGGAACCACGATTGACCAGAAGCTGGTAGAGACGATGCCGCTGAATGGCCGCACCCTCCAGGCGTTGATCTCGCTTACGCCGGGCGTGGTGACATCCAACGCTGCCGGCAGCGGACAGTTCAGCGTCAACGGCATGCGCAGCAACTTCAACTATTTCACTGTTGATGGAGTCAGCGCGAACATTGGCGTTGCAGATGGCATGCTCCGCTCGGAGTCTTCCGGCGCGCTTCCCGGATGGAGCGCGATGGGCATGACCAACAATCTTGTCTCCGTCGATGCGCTGCAAGAACTCAGGGTGAGCTCCTCTACCTACTCCGCGGAATTTGGACGTCAGCCCGGAGGGCAAGTCCAGCTGACGACGAAGTCCGGCGGCAACAGTTTCCACGGAACTGCATTCGAGTACGTTCGCAACGATATGTTCGACGCCTTCGACTGGTTCCTGAAGCAAAACGCCGTGCTGAACAACGCGGTTAAGAAGCCGCCGCTTCGCCAAAACAACTTCGGCGCGACGCTGGGCGGTCCGATCATCAAGGACAAGCTTTTCTTTTTTGCCTCATACGAAGGGTTGCGCCTGCGCCAGCCCAACAGCAACACCTTTGCGCTTCCATCGAACGAACTCCGCGCCGACGCTCCAGCCGCGCTCAAGCCACTGCTGAATGCATTTCCCGTTGCCCTGAATCCCGAAGATCCGGCAAAGGGTGGCGTTCGCTCGGGCGTTAGTTCCAACAACTACATTGCCTACTCAAGCCCCTCGCAGCAGGACGCTTCCAGCATCCGCATCGATTGGGCGATGCATCCGAAGCTGACCGTTTTCGGACGTTATAACTACGCACCGTCTTCCAGCGGCATCCGGGCGTTGGCTACGCTGAACCCAGGCGCAACGCATACCACCACCGTGACGGGTGGCGCGACCTGGATGGCAAGCAACAGCCTCACAAATGAATTCCGATTCAATTGGAGCCGGAACACGCTGGTCAATTCGTACGAGATGGACAATTTTGGCGGAGCAGTAGTTCCGCTGGAGAGCGATTTGTTTCCAGCGGGGTTCAACCTCAGCAATGCAAAGATTCGCTACAGCTTTCTAGGGAAGAGCACTTTCAATCTCGGTGATAACCGGCAGAACCTGCAGCGGCAGTTCAACGTTGTGAATAACGTCAGTTGGCTGCGCGGGTCCCATCTCTTCAAGATGGGCGGCGATTATCGGCGACTCGCACCTGTTTATGGCCCCATTGAAAACGCAATCAACATTGAGTTCGCGACCGCAGCGCTCATGCTGCAGCCGGGGGGGCCGAGGGCCACAAAGTGGGAGATCACTACTCACGATCCAGTAACCCTGATCAACCAGAATCTGTCGTTGTATGCGCAGGACACGTGGAAAGCCACAAGCAACCTGACCCTGGACTACGGCGTTCGCTGGGATTTCGCGCCCGTGCCGGACATCGACCAGGACCCCGGCATAATGACTGTGCTGAATTATCCGGACCTGGACAACCTCCAGGTCGCACCAGTCGGCACGCCTTTGTATCCGACGCAATACACGGTGTTCTCGCCTCGCTTTGGAGCTGCCTACAACCTCATCACCCGCAACGGCTATAACGTTGTAGTGCGTGGCGGCTATGGTCTGTACTACGACATTGGCCAAGGCTCGGCTCTCTATAGCAGCACCAATATGTTCCCGCACTACCGCAAGTACGGCGTTACTTACGACGCCAAAAATCCGGTGGCGACCTCGATTCCGTTTCCGATTGCATCGGGAGTGATCACTCAACTGCCGGAGAAGAGCATTACGCCTCCATTCGCCACTAGTGCCGGAGCGGCCTTCTCAGTGGTTGAGCCAGGTTACACAAAGCCACGCACCCATCAGTGGAACGTCAGCGTGGAACAGTCGATGGGTTCGGCGCAGAAGCTGACGGTTAGTTACCTGGGCAATGCAGGCCGCCGCTTGCTGCGCAAGTTCGACCACGTGCTTACGAATCATCCAACTTTAGGCAGCGCGAGGCTGATGGTCACGACAAACGCGGAAGGTCACGGAGACTTTTCGGACTACCATGCCCTGCAAACGCAATACATGGTCCACGCCAAGGCGGTTACCGTGCTCACGAACTGGACGTGGTCCCACGCGATTGACACCAATGACAGCGACTACGCGGTTACTAAGCTTGCAGAAGAATGGGACCAGGCGAAAGACCGCGGTACGTCCTCATTCGATCGTCGGCATATGTTCAATGTGGCGATCACTTACGACGTTCCCAGGCTGAAGGCCGATGCTTTCGGATGGGCGGCTCCGGTGATACGCGGCATCACGAACGGCTGGAGTTTGCAGGGCATCGCCAAGGCACAAACTGCGGCGCCACTCGATGTTACGGTTACTCGCGACATAGGCTTTGGCAGTTACCCTTTCCGTGTGGATGGCCCGATTGCCGGCGTGCCGCTTTGGATCGAAGACACATCGAAGGGCGTGGGCGGCGGCCGTCGACTCAATCCCGATGCGTTCTCGATTCCGGTGGAGCCCCGTAACGGGAGCATGGCACGCAACTCGTTGCGCGGCAATGGCGCTTACCAGATCGACTTCGCTCTTGGCCGCACTGTGAACCTCGTTGGCGAGAAAGTGAAGATGGAGTTCCGCGCCGAAGCTTTCAACGTCCTGAACCACCCGTTGTTCCGGGATCCTGTGGAAAGCCTGGGCAGTATCTCCGGCGTGAATGGCGTATACATCCCGGGCTCTTTCAATGCCAATTCGACCTTCGGAAAGTCAGCCACGATGCTGAATCGCGCAATCGGCGTCGATGGTCTGAATTCGCTGTACGCCATGGGCGGGCCGCGCTCGTTCCAGTTCGGCATCAAGCTGCGCTACTAG
- a CDS encoding RNA polymerase sigma factor — protein sequence MPEPAPLEIGFEAEGIAALARVPAAVERVTAAFDALRMPVYRYLLVVTGSPEEAEDIAQESFLRLYRQLRQGAAVNDARLWLFTVAHNLALDRRRAGRLECRFDAPDWVELMENRRAPDLNPEQTLIQKEKYLALRRNIGLLSAIEQEVLHLRSEGLRYRQIGEVLGIGTSTVSDALQRGVEKLKAGLHA from the coding sequence ATGCCGGAGCCGGCACCACTGGAAATAGGGTTCGAAGCAGAGGGTATAGCCGCGCTTGCTCGGGTTCCTGCGGCGGTGGAGCGCGTCACAGCCGCCTTCGACGCCCTTCGAATGCCTGTGTACCGCTACCTGCTGGTCGTAACCGGTTCTCCCGAGGAGGCAGAGGATATAGCGCAGGAGTCTTTCCTGCGCTTGTACCGGCAACTCCGCCAGGGCGCGGCAGTGAACGACGCTCGCCTATGGCTGTTTACGGTTGCACATAACCTGGCACTGGATAGGCGCAGGGCTGGACGGCTTGAATGCAGGTTCGACGCGCCAGACTGGGTTGAGCTGATGGAAAACCGGCGCGCTCCGGATCTGAATCCGGAGCAGACGCTGATTCAAAAAGAAAAGTATCTCGCCTTGCGCAGGAACATCGGGTTGCTCTCTGCGATCGAACAGGAAGTTCTGCACCTGCGGAGCGAGGGTCTGCGATATAGGCAAATTGGGGAAGTGCTGGGAATAGGCACTTCGACGGTGTCCGACGCGCTACAGCGCGGGGTTGAGAAACTGAAGGCGGGATTGCATGCTTAA
- a CDS encoding alkaline phosphatase family protein: MKTIRILKFLTAVTALVAMLPVACRGPMTVDNSGLPFGGGNPNVPTQSPIKHLIVVVMQNRSFDHLFGQFQPGNGQTVDGLRPGVPGFTQTDANGNSFSPFLLTNGSSDDLAHGHNDYLESWNHGAMDGFVLAQKTDVVMGYFDASIPGISTLWDYARQFALSDRYYSSVLSSAPAQMFYAVSATDNGQPFSTQPVFGPCQSPDPAAYENTARNVGDQMSSRDIGWAWFHERLGACGDYVPQQNPFQYFTTTHNSEHIQDLSAFTTVLDAGQLPSVSFVQPAPSHSGHPGSSSITAGITWLDGFVKQVQASSSWDTSAIVVLWDEGGGWYDHSPPPQVDSEGLGIRVPMLVISPFAKKGVVVHELMDHTSLLKFIQWNWGLPALNGRNSIGSISDLRPMFAF, from the coding sequence ATGAAGACGATTCGTATTTTGAAATTTCTGACTGCCGTAACCGCTCTGGTCGCGATGCTTCCCGTCGCCTGTCGAGGGCCGATGACAGTGGACAATTCGGGCCTGCCCTTCGGCGGCGGTAACCCCAATGTTCCGACGCAGTCGCCGATCAAACATCTGATCGTCGTTGTCATGCAGAACCGCTCCTTCGACCATCTCTTTGGCCAGTTCCAGCCCGGAAATGGTCAGACGGTTGACGGCCTGCGTCCCGGCGTTCCCGGCTTTACCCAGACAGATGCTAACGGCAATAGCTTCTCTCCATTCTTGCTGACCAACGGAAGTTCGGACGACCTGGCACACGGACACAACGACTATCTGGAGAGCTGGAACCACGGGGCAATGGACGGTTTCGTGCTTGCCCAGAAGACCGACGTCGTGATGGGCTACTTCGACGCGTCGATCCCGGGAATCTCGACTCTCTGGGATTATGCCCGTCAATTTGCTCTTTCGGATCGCTACTACTCCTCGGTGCTAAGCAGTGCTCCGGCACAGATGTTCTATGCCGTCTCCGCCACTGATAACGGCCAGCCGTTCAGTACGCAGCCCGTTTTCGGACCGTGCCAAAGTCCGGACCCCGCAGCTTACGAAAATACCGCCAGGAACGTGGGCGACCAGATGTCCTCGCGCGATATCGGCTGGGCCTGGTTCCATGAGCGGCTTGGCGCCTGCGGCGACTATGTCCCCCAACAGAACCCATTCCAATACTTCACGACCACCCACAATTCCGAGCACATACAGGATTTGTCTGCTTTCACTACCGTGCTCGACGCGGGACAACTGCCTTCCGTGTCATTCGTGCAGCCCGCGCCGTCGCACAGCGGACACCCCGGCAGTAGCTCCATTACGGCAGGAATCACCTGGCTGGATGGTTTCGTAAAACAGGTTCAAGCCTCCAGTTCATGGGATACGTCGGCCATTGTGGTGCTCTGGGATGAAGGAGGCGGCTGGTATGACCACAGCCCTCCGCCGCAGGTTGACAGTGAAGGTCTCGGCATTCGCGTCCCCATGCTCGTCATTTCGCCATTTGCGAAGAAGGGCGTGGTCGTTCATGAACTCATGGACCACACATCGCTATTGAAATTCATTCAGTGGAATTGGGGTTTGCCTGCTTTGAATGGACGGAACTCTATAGGCAGCATCAGCGACCTCCGTCCGATGTTCGCGTTCTGA